A region from the Paraurantiacibacter namhicola genome encodes:
- a CDS encoding DUF4329 domain-containing protein, whose protein sequence is MFEGNRGTVLVLLGCALAWAFIVLRQADTVLEADIHEAIVPQAEVEAFAREQLAKFQRRSIAENVELCGMVAERANGELVLREEILGSEDRCNISYFDVRSLYPRATIHTHGAHSASYDSEVPSLLDMQGDIASQTDGYIATPGGRFWHIDWQAEKARLVCGAGCLPSDPAYRACDTLEPQESYNLLQLQERESVRLPVCQADAASAMTG, encoded by the coding sequence ATGTTCGAAGGCAATCGCGGCACAGTTCTGGTCCTGCTCGGCTGTGCGCTCGCATGGGCCTTCATCGTGCTGCGCCAAGCGGATACCGTGCTGGAAGCGGACATTCATGAGGCAATCGTGCCCCAGGCGGAGGTGGAAGCCTTCGCCCGGGAGCAGTTGGCCAAGTTCCAGCGCCGCTCCATTGCCGAAAACGTCGAACTTTGCGGCATGGTGGCGGAGCGCGCGAATGGCGAGCTGGTCCTGCGCGAGGAAATCCTGGGCAGCGAGGACCGCTGCAACATCAGCTATTTCGACGTACGCAGCCTCTATCCTCGCGCCACCATCCACACGCATGGCGCGCACAGCGCGTCCTATGACAGCGAAGTGCCATCCCTGCTCGATATGCAGGGCGATATCGCCAGCCAGACGGATGGCTACATCGCGACCCCAGGCGGGCGGTTCTGGCATATCGACTGGCAGGCGGAAAAGGCGCGGCTGGTGTGCGGTGCTGGCTGCCTGCCCTCGGACCCGGCATACCGCGCCTGCGATACGCTGGAGCCGCAGGAAAGTTACAACCTGCTGCAATTGCAGGAGCGCGAGAGTGTCCGGCTTCCGGTCTGCCAGGCCGATGCCGCCAGCGCCATGACGGGCTGA
- the ilvC gene encoding ketol-acid reductoisomerase, with the protein MKVYHDTDTDRSLIESRNIAVIGYGSQGHAHAQNLRDSGAGEVRVALREGSATARKAEAAGFTVMSNAEAAKWADIVMVLAPDEYQSEIWRNDLRDNMKQGAALAFAHGLNVHFGLIEPREDLDVIMIAPKGPGHTVRNEYQQGRGVPALIAVHQEGSGSGGNGFAQSLALAYAGAMGAGRSAIIETTFKDECETDLFGEQAVLCGGISHLVLAGFETLVEAGYPEEMAYFECLHETKLIVDLMYEGGIANMRYSISNTAEYGDYHTGPRVITDETKAEMKRVLDDIQRGKFVQRFMTDNAVGNPEMKAARKRQEAHPIEKVGTKLRSMMPWIGDNKLVDKDKN; encoded by the coding sequence ATGAAGGTCTATCACGATACGGACACCGATCGCAGCCTGATCGAAAGCCGCAACATCGCCGTCATCGGCTATGGCAGCCAGGGCCACGCCCATGCGCAGAACCTGCGCGACAGCGGGGCCGGCGAAGTGCGTGTGGCACTTCGCGAAGGCTCTGCCACGGCACGCAAGGCGGAAGCGGCTGGCTTCACGGTCATGTCCAATGCGGAGGCCGCAAAGTGGGCGGATATCGTGATGGTCCTGGCCCCGGACGAGTACCAGTCCGAGATCTGGCGCAACGATTTGCGCGACAACATGAAGCAGGGCGCCGCCCTCGCCTTCGCTCACGGCCTGAATGTGCATTTCGGCCTGATCGAACCGCGCGAGGACCTGGACGTGATCATGATCGCGCCCAAGGGCCCCGGCCACACGGTGCGCAACGAATACCAGCAGGGCCGCGGTGTCCCCGCCCTGATCGCCGTGCATCAGGAAGGGTCCGGCTCCGGCGGCAATGGCTTCGCCCAATCCCTCGCGCTGGCCTATGCCGGTGCCATGGGCGCAGGCCGCTCAGCCATCATCGAGACGACATTCAAGGACGAATGCGAAACCGACCTGTTCGGCGAGCAGGCCGTGCTGTGCGGCGGCATCAGCCACCTTGTGCTGGCCGGCTTCGAGACGCTGGTCGAGGCAGGCTATCCCGAAGAGATGGCCTATTTCGAGTGCCTGCACGAAACCAAGCTGATCGTGGACCTGATGTATGAAGGCGGCATCGCCAACATGCGTTACTCCATCAGCAACACGGCGGAATACGGCGATTACCACACCGGCCCGCGGGTCATCACGGATGAGACAAAGGCCGAGATGAAGCGCGTGCTGGACGACATCCAGCGCGGCAAGTTCGTGCAGCGTTTCATGACCGACAATGCCGTGGGCAATCCGGAAATGAAGGCGGCCCGCAAGCGCCAGGAAGCACACCCGATCGAAAAGGTCGGTACCAAGTTGCGCTCCATGATGCCGTGGATCGGCGACAACAAGCTGGTGGACAAGGACAAGAACTGA
- the ilvN gene encoding acetolactate synthase small subunit, translated as MKIEHRPSERHVLAVTVDNESGILAKIAGLFTARGYNIDSLTVADISEDHAVSRITIVTNGPPQVIDQIQAQLERLVPVHKVVDLTEEGPHVERELALVKVAGEGETRVEALRLAEIFRAKAVDTTTASFIFELTGTPEKIDSFVALMRELGLVEVGRTGIVGMMRGAETA; from the coding sequence ATGAAAATCGAACATCGCCCCTCCGAACGCCACGTCCTTGCCGTCACGGTCGATAACGAAAGCGGTATCCTCGCCAAGATCGCGGGGCTGTTCACCGCGCGCGGCTACAATATCGACAGCCTGACCGTGGCGGATATTTCCGAAGACCACGCCGTCAGCCGCATCACCATCGTCACCAACGGCCCGCCGCAGGTGATCGACCAGATACAGGCGCAGCTGGAACGGCTGGTGCCGGTGCACAAGGTCGTCGACCTGACCGAGGAAGGCCCGCATGTCGAACGCGAGCTGGCGCTGGTGAAAGTGGCCGGCGAAGGCGAAACCCGTGTCGAGGCCTTGCGCCTGGCCGAAATCTTCCGCGCGAAAGCGGTGGACACCACCACTGCCTCCTTTATCTTCGAGCTGACCGGGACACCGGAGAAGATAGACAGCTTTGTCGCCCTCATGCGCGAACTGGGACTGGTCGAGGTCGGCCGGACGGGGATCGTGGGCATGATGCGCGGCGCGGAGACAGCCTGA
- the ilvB gene encoding biosynthetic-type acetolactate synthase large subunit yields the protein MSDMRSGAAILVESLVRQGVEFVFGYPGGAVLPIYDELFSDTRIRHILVRHEAGAAHAAEGYARSTGKPGVVLVTSGPGATNAITGIADAYLDSIPLVVITGQVPTNLIGTDAFQEADTIGLTRHCSKHNYLVKDPADLAATLEEAFEIATTGRPGPVVVDIPKNVQIASADMPNGKAKRKKRYQPRTVGAADEIAEAIDMIAKAKAPILYTGGGIINAGPHASQLLRQFQRKTGAPVTSTLMGLGAFPADHPEWLGMLGMHGTFEANMAMNQCDVMICIGARFDDRVTGRLDAFSPDSKKIHVDIDRAQINKVVPVDLGIVGDCATVLEQLVSAWGERRGQDLSEWKARIRGWKARDSLAYPAGKDAIMPQRAVERLFELTKDRDPIISTEVGQHQMWAAQYFGFMGPNKWLTSGGLGTMGYGLPAAIGAQLGNPDALVIDIAGEASIQMNIQELGTASQFRLPVKVFILNNEYMGMVRQWQELTYESRYSNSYSDSLPDFVKLAESYGWKGIRITSDDELDAGIQAMLDHDGPVIVDCQVSKEANCYPMIPSGAAHTEMLMHGDEVYGIMADEAKALV from the coding sequence GTGTCGGATATGCGCAGCGGCGCTGCGATCCTGGTGGAAAGCCTCGTGCGGCAGGGCGTCGAATTTGTTTTCGGCTACCCCGGCGGTGCGGTGCTGCCGATTTATGACGAGCTGTTTTCCGACACGCGCATCCGCCACATCCTGGTCCGGCACGAGGCTGGCGCAGCCCATGCGGCAGAAGGCTATGCCCGCTCCACCGGCAAGCCCGGCGTGGTGCTGGTCACCAGCGGACCGGGCGCGACCAACGCCATCACAGGCATTGCCGACGCTTATCTCGATTCCATCCCGCTGGTGGTCATCACCGGCCAGGTGCCGACAAACCTGATCGGCACGGACGCGTTCCAGGAAGCGGACACGATCGGCCTCACCCGCCACTGTTCCAAGCACAATTACCTCGTAAAGGACCCGGCAGACCTGGCCGCCACGCTGGAGGAGGCGTTCGAGATCGCCACCACCGGCCGCCCCGGCCCTGTGGTGGTGGACATCCCCAAGAACGTGCAGATCGCCTCCGCCGATATGCCCAACGGCAAAGCCAAGCGAAAAAAGCGCTACCAGCCCCGCACCGTGGGCGCGGCGGACGAGATTGCCGAAGCCATCGACATGATCGCCAAGGCAAAGGCGCCCATCCTCTACACAGGCGGCGGCATCATCAATGCGGGGCCGCATGCCAGCCAGCTGCTGCGGCAGTTCCAGCGCAAGACCGGCGCGCCCGTCACCTCCACGCTGATGGGCCTCGGCGCGTTTCCTGCCGATCATCCCGAATGGCTCGGCATGCTGGGCATGCACGGCACGTTCGAGGCCAATATGGCGATGAACCAGTGTGACGTGATGATCTGCATCGGCGCGCGTTTCGACGACCGCGTGACCGGGCGGCTCGATGCATTCTCGCCGGATTCCAAGAAAATCCATGTCGATATCGACCGCGCGCAGATCAACAAGGTGGTGCCGGTCGATCTTGGTATCGTGGGCGACTGCGCGACCGTGCTGGAACAGCTCGTTTCGGCCTGGGGTGAGCGCAGGGGGCAGGACCTTTCCGAGTGGAAGGCGCGCATCCGCGGCTGGAAGGCGCGCGACAGCCTGGCTTACCCGGCCGGCAAGGACGCCATCATGCCGCAGCGCGCCGTGGAGCGCCTGTTCGAGCTTACGAAGGACCGCGACCCGATCATCAGCACGGAGGTGGGCCAGCACCAGATGTGGGCGGCGCAGTATTTCGGCTTCATGGGCCCTAACAAGTGGCTCACTAGCGGCGGGCTTGGCACGATGGGCTATGGCCTGCCCGCAGCCATCGGCGCGCAGCTGGGTAATCCGGACGCGCTGGTGATCGACATTGCGGGCGAGGCCAGCATCCAGATGAACATCCAGGAGCTGGGCACCGCCAGCCAGTTCCGCCTGCCGGTGAAGGTCTTCATCCTCAATAACGAATACATGGGCATGGTCCGCCAGTGGCAGGAGCTGACTTATGAAAGCCGGTATTCAAACAGTTACAGCGATTCTCTGCCAGACTTTGTGAAGCTGGCCGAAAGCTATGGCTGGAAGGGCATCCGCATCACCTCCGATGACGAGCTGGACGCAGGCATCCAGGCCATGCTGGACCATGACGGGCCGGTGATCGTGGACTGCCAGGTGTCCAAGGAAGCCAACTGCTACCCCATGATCCCAAGCGGCGCGGCGCATACCGAGATGCTGATGCACGGCGACGAGGTTTACGGCATCATGGCCGATGAAGCGAAGGCGCTCGTGTGA
- the miaA gene encoding tRNA (adenosine(37)-N6)-dimethylallyltransferase MiaA, whose amino-acid sequence MGTNISPVGRRLALIAGPTASGKSDLAVRLGQAWQDRGRRALVINADSAQVYRDLQVLSARPTEAEMGGVTHALFGKWDGATPCSAADWAEAAREAIVRAHASGVLPILVGGTGLYIRTLLDGIAPIPAIAPEIRDAVRSLSVAEAYAALEDEDPERAAALNPADTTRVQRALEVVRSTGKPMAHWQSRREGGIGPNVDLSPLVLMPDREELYARCNARFCRMLDHGAVEEVEALLARDLDPALPVMRAIGVPEIAAWLHGEIQRDEMVMRGQQATRNYAKRQFTWFRRQMPEDWQRVVNEDSRNSLTIERLFPDLLLT is encoded by the coding sequence ATGGGCACGAATATCTCTCCGGTCGGGCGAAGGCTCGCGCTCATTGCAGGGCCAACGGCCAGCGGCAAGAGCGATCTGGCGGTGCGGCTCGGCCAGGCATGGCAGGACCGCGGCAGGCGCGCACTGGTGATCAATGCCGACAGCGCACAGGTTTACCGCGACCTGCAAGTGCTTAGCGCCCGGCCCACCGAGGCGGAGATGGGCGGCGTGACCCATGCCCTGTTCGGCAAATGGGATGGGGCAACGCCGTGCAGCGCAGCCGATTGGGCAGAGGCGGCTCGCGAGGCGATTGTCCGCGCTCACGCTTCGGGCGTGCTGCCGATCCTGGTGGGCGGTACGGGCCTTTATATCCGCACATTGCTGGACGGCATCGCGCCTATCCCCGCGATTGCGCCGGAGATCAGGGACGCCGTCCGCAGCCTGTCGGTGGCCGAAGCCTATGCCGCCCTGGAGGACGAGGATCCGGAACGCGCCGCTGCCCTCAACCCCGCCGACACCACTCGCGTGCAGCGGGCCCTCGAGGTGGTTCGTTCCACTGGCAAGCCCATGGCGCACTGGCAGTCGCGGCGTGAAGGCGGGATCGGGCCAAACGTCGATCTCAGTCCACTGGTGCTGATGCCCGATCGCGAGGAATTGTACGCGCGGTGCAATGCGCGCTTCTGCCGGATGCTGGACCATGGCGCGGTGGAGGAGGTGGAGGCTCTGCTCGCCCGCGACCTCGACCCCGCCTTGCCGGTCATGCGGGCGATAGGCGTCCCGGAGATTGCCGCCTGGCTGCACGGGGAAATCCAGCGCGACGAAATGGTCATGCGGGGCCAGCAAGCCACGCGCAATTACGCAAAACGGCAGTTCACCTGGTTCCGCCGCCAGATGCCGGAAGATTGGCAAAGGGTCGTGAACGAAGATTCGCGTAATTCCTTAACGATTGAAAGATTATTCCCAGATTTGCTGTTGACATGA
- the serB gene encoding phosphoserine phosphatase SerB — MSASLRPTGEIFVPIARLIADPATLESRLDAATRDLSNAGLAVASAGMLDFCGDVLQLLIPEGDVQTICGVLDRHFAGADMLVARQEITPPKLFVSDMDSTMIGQECIDELADFAGLKGQVAAITERAMQGELDFESALRERVGLLAGLDEGAIDRCLSERIRPTPGARALVATLKAQGCRCVLVTGGFHHFADAVADQLGFDRVVGNRLGVADGKLTGELAGPISDSSTKLETLQEERAKLGDNAAVMAAGDGANDIPMIEAADYGFAYRAKPKARDAANGRIESEYLTAILKLLEVRESDWVAG, encoded by the coding sequence ATGAGCGCGAGCCTTCGCCCGACCGGAGAGATATTCGTGCCCATCGCCCGCCTGATAGCAGACCCTGCGACACTCGAAAGTCGCCTCGACGCGGCAACGCGCGATTTGTCGAATGCGGGGCTGGCCGTCGCCAGCGCAGGGATGCTCGATTTCTGCGGCGATGTGCTGCAATTGCTGATCCCGGAAGGCGATGTGCAGACAATATGCGGCGTGCTGGACCGGCACTTCGCGGGCGCGGACATGCTGGTGGCCCGGCAGGAGATCACTCCGCCCAAGCTATTCGTGTCCGACATGGATTCCACCATGATCGGCCAGGAATGCATCGACGAGCTGGCCGATTTCGCGGGCCTGAAGGGTCAGGTTGCAGCCATCACCGAACGCGCCATGCAGGGTGAGCTCGATTTCGAAAGCGCGCTGCGAGAGCGGGTTGGGCTGCTCGCCGGCCTGGACGAGGGCGCGATTGACCGCTGCCTGTCCGAACGCATCAGGCCCACGCCCGGCGCACGCGCTCTTGTCGCAACGCTAAAGGCGCAGGGCTGTCGCTGCGTGCTGGTGACGGGCGGCTTCCACCATTTCGCCGATGCCGTGGCGGACCAGCTGGGTTTTGATCGCGTCGTGGGCAACCGGCTCGGCGTGGCGGACGGGAAGCTGACGGGCGAACTGGCTGGTCCCATCTCCGACAGCTCAACCAAGCTGGAAACCCTGCAGGAAGAGCGGGCGAAGCTGGGTGACAATGCCGCTGTAATGGCTGCGGGCGACGGCGCGAACGACATCCCAATGATCGAGGCGGCGGATTACGGCTTCGCCTATCGCGCAAAGCCCAAGGCCCGCGATGCCGCCAATGGCAGGATCGAGAGCGAATACCTGACGGCCATCCTGAAACTGCTGGAAGTCCGGGAGAGCGACTGGGTCGCGGGCTAG
- a CDS encoding DUF418 domain-containing protein, which translates to MATTAPPNTRIETLDIIRGIAVMGIFSVNVVGLGMVESAYFYPPDYGFATLGDMVMWALNFIFVDGRFRSLFSVLFGASMVLVIDRAVAAGRKGWKVHFPRMAALLAFGLVHFYFLWWGDILSNYALVGMIAYMFVRLKPKTLTLTAAGLFIFMYGGMTAGTIVQSTQNRPALTAEQTAENEQRLALRIEREREAHASPAAHLNFTLETQPLRPFLSVPQYGIETLALMLLGMALYKSGFLSGTWAQRDYVRIAAYTLVPMLLYHVLAAAAVLNADFARAVFTPLVRMLPFWFHPVGAIGYAALAILLFRSGALADRFAAVGRTAFSNYLCCTLVGMLLFFDFAGGLWGDLSRGQLWLIVPPVWALMLLWSPWWLARYRYGPLEWAWRSLSRWELQPMREVAAA; encoded by the coding sequence ATGGCAACCACCGCGCCGCCGAATACGCGCATCGAAACGCTGGACATCATCCGCGGCATTGCCGTGATGGGAATCTTCTCGGTCAACGTCGTCGGCCTCGGCATGGTCGAGAGCGCCTATTTCTATCCGCCCGATTATGGCTTCGCCACGCTGGGCGACATGGTGATGTGGGCGCTGAATTTCATCTTCGTCGACGGCCGATTCCGCAGCCTGTTCTCGGTCCTGTTCGGGGCCAGCATGGTGCTGGTGATCGACCGCGCCGTCGCGGCCGGACGGAAGGGCTGGAAGGTCCATTTCCCCCGCATGGCCGCGCTCCTCGCCTTCGGCCTCGTGCATTTCTATTTCCTGTGGTGGGGCGACATCCTGTCGAATTACGCGCTCGTCGGCATGATCGCCTATATGTTCGTCCGCCTGAAGCCCAAGACCCTGACGCTGACCGCCGCCGGCCTCTTCATCTTCATGTATGGCGGGATGACGGCCGGGACGATTGTCCAGTCCACGCAGAACCGTCCCGCCCTGACGGCAGAGCAAACCGCCGAAAACGAACAGCGACTGGCGCTGCGCATCGAGCGTGAGCGCGAGGCCCACGCCAGCCCGGCGGCACATTTGAATTTCACACTGGAGACGCAGCCCCTGCGCCCGTTCCTTTCCGTACCGCAATACGGCATTGAAACGCTCGCGCTGATGCTGCTGGGCATGGCGCTTTACAAGTCGGGCTTCCTGTCGGGGACATGGGCGCAGCGCGATTACGTGCGGATCGCGGCGTACACGCTTGTGCCAATGCTGCTTTACCATGTCTTGGCCGCTGCCGCGGTGCTGAACGCCGACTTCGCGCGCGCTGTGTTTACTCCGCTGGTCAGGATGCTGCCGTTCTGGTTCCATCCCGTCGGCGCTATCGGTTACGCCGCGCTGGCAATCCTGCTGTTCCGGTCCGGCGCGCTGGCGGACAGGTTCGCTGCAGTCGGGCGCACCGCGTTCAGCAATTACCTTTGCTGCACGCTCGTCGGCATGCTGCTGTTCTTCGATTTTGCCGGCGGATTGTGGGGCGATCTGTCGCGCGGTCAGCTGTGGCTGATCGTCCCGCCCGTCTGGGCACTGATGCTGCTTTGGAGCCCGTGGTGGCTGGCACGTTACCGCTACGGGCCGCTGGAATGGGCGTGGCGCAGCCTGTCGCGCTGGGAATTGCAACCGATGCGAGAGGTGGCTGCGGCCTAG
- a CDS encoding nitroreductase family protein has product MTEKHHPYPAMPDLSDEERITRARAMFERLSTRRSCRAFTDGPVPREVIENAIRAAGTAPNGANHQPWHFAAISSPETKRAIREAAEAEERKFYGADGDKPKASEEWLGALDPIGTDAHKPFLETAPWLIACFAQRKGGIEEDGETQNYYVNESVGLACGMLLATLHEAGLATLTHTPSPMGFLREICGRPDTEKPLMLIVVGHPAPDATVPDHALRKKPLEQIASWL; this is encoded by the coding sequence TTGACGGAAAAGCACCACCCCTACCCCGCCATGCCGGACCTCTCGGATGAGGAGCGGATCACTCGCGCCCGTGCCATGTTCGAGCGGCTGAGTACGCGCCGATCCTGCCGCGCCTTCACCGATGGCCCCGTCCCGCGCGAAGTCATCGAAAACGCCATCCGCGCTGCCGGCACTGCTCCCAATGGAGCCAACCACCAGCCTTGGCACTTCGCCGCGATTTCCTCGCCGGAAACCAAGCGCGCCATTCGCGAGGCTGCCGAGGCCGAGGAGCGCAAGTTCTACGGCGCCGATGGCGACAAGCCGAAGGCCAGCGAGGAATGGCTCGGCGCGCTCGACCCTATCGGGACCGATGCTCACAAGCCGTTCCTGGAGACCGCACCATGGCTGATCGCGTGCTTCGCCCAGCGCAAGGGCGGGATCGAAGAGGACGGCGAGACGCAGAATTATTACGTCAATGAAAGCGTCGGCCTTGCCTGCGGGATGCTGCTGGCGACGCTTCACGAGGCGGGCCTTGCCACACTGACGCACACACCGTCGCCCATGGGCTTCCTGCGCGAGATTTGCGGGCGGCCCGATACGGAAAAACCGCTCATGCTGATCGTGGTCGGCCACCCCGCGCCCGATGCAACCGTGCCGGATCACGCGCTGCGCAAGAAGCCGCTAGAGCAGATCGCCAGCTGGCTCTGA